From Pseudoalteromonas sp. R3, one genomic window encodes:
- a CDS encoding monovalent cation:proton antiporter-2 (CPA2) family protein codes for MTGYFIQAFIYLAAAVIMVPLAKKLGLGSVLGYLIAGVIIGPVSGMVGEETITIQHFAEFGVVMMLFLVGLELHPQMLWQMRHRLLGLGGLQVTASAVLLAAIAFLLGQPVSVAVAIGLVFSLSSTAIVLQTFNEKGLTKTEGGHNAFSVLLMQDIAVIPILAFIPVLALPELVSAAQTMQTTVQHHESLSLVAGLPTWAYAGAIFASIAGVVVIGHYLSRPLFHYVANSGLREIFVATALLLVIGIAALMSLVGLSPALGTFLAGVVLANSEFRHELESNIEPFKGLLLGLFFITVGAGINFAVLSEHLLLIITLTLTVMLVKAGVLWALAMLFKIHNSDRWLFALSLSQAGEFGFVLLSYALQNHVIPAATVSLLQLVVALSMFLTPVLFILYDKVILPRYQQRTNQQAYDDIQEQGQVIIAGIGRFGQIVNRLLIANGVHTVVMDLDVNQVESMRRIQVKAYFGDATRPELLHTAGIEQAALLVVAIDDRESARALVHAVKQNHPGVTILARAFDRGHHYELKHAGADVIVSETYHSALDLGARALTCLGFEPALAEQKKQAFWETEKAASEQLYDTWQHGSEGQQYDHDYRKLFIQTEEAIKQAMKSDIADELGHAGKKQ; via the coding sequence ATGACTGGTTATTTTATACAGGCCTTTATTTATCTGGCAGCCGCGGTCATTATGGTGCCGCTGGCAAAAAAACTGGGGCTGGGCTCGGTGCTGGGTTATCTCATTGCGGGTGTGATTATTGGCCCTGTGTCTGGCATGGTGGGCGAAGAAACCATAACAATTCAGCATTTCGCTGAGTTTGGAGTGGTTATGATGTTGTTTCTGGTTGGACTGGAACTGCACCCTCAGATGCTCTGGCAAATGCGGCACCGATTGCTGGGCTTAGGCGGGTTGCAGGTAACCGCCAGCGCTGTACTTTTGGCGGCCATTGCCTTTTTACTGGGCCAGCCTGTGAGCGTTGCCGTGGCAATTGGCCTGGTATTCTCTTTGTCATCTACGGCCATTGTATTGCAAACATTTAATGAAAAGGGTCTGACTAAGACCGAAGGCGGGCACAATGCCTTTTCAGTGTTGTTAATGCAAGACATTGCCGTGATCCCCATACTGGCATTCATTCCGGTTCTGGCACTGCCTGAGTTGGTAAGTGCTGCACAGACGATGCAAACCACAGTTCAGCACCATGAGTCGTTGAGTCTGGTGGCTGGATTACCAACCTGGGCCTATGCCGGTGCTATTTTTGCCAGCATAGCAGGAGTTGTGGTGATTGGGCATTACCTGAGTCGTCCCTTGTTTCATTATGTTGCCAACTCAGGGTTACGGGAAATTTTTGTTGCAACTGCCTTGTTGCTTGTCATTGGTATTGCTGCTTTGATGAGCCTGGTGGGGTTATCTCCGGCATTAGGCACCTTTTTGGCAGGTGTGGTACTGGCCAACAGTGAATTTCGTCATGAGCTGGAATCAAATATTGAGCCCTTCAAAGGCTTACTGCTGGGGCTGTTTTTCATTACAGTTGGGGCGGGTATTAACTTTGCTGTATTGTCTGAGCACCTGCTTCTGATCATCACACTCACGCTTACGGTGATGTTGGTCAAAGCCGGTGTCCTGTGGGCGCTGGCAATGCTGTTTAAAATCCATAACAGTGATCGCTGGTTATTTGCACTGAGTTTGTCTCAGGCTGGCGAGTTTGGTTTTGTACTTTTGAGTTATGCATTGCAAAACCATGTTATTCCGGCCGCGACTGTGAGCTTGCTACAACTCGTTGTGGCCTTATCCATGTTCTTGACTCCCGTACTTTTTATTCTCTACGACAAAGTCATATTACCGCGCTATCAGCAGAGAACAAATCAGCAGGCATATGATGATATCCAGGAGCAGGGTCAGGTGATTATCGCGGGGATTGGCCGGTTTGGTCAGATTGTAAACCGATTACTGATCGCCAACGGCGTACATACAGTGGTCATGGATCTCGATGTGAATCAGGTTGAGTCAATGCGTCGGATACAGGTCAAAGCCTATTTTGGAGATGCGACACGGCCTGAGCTATTGCACACCGCCGGCATTGAGCAGGCTGCGTTACTGGTTGTGGCTATAGATGATCGGGAAAGTGCCAGGGCACTGGTGCATGCAGTTAAGCAAAACCACCCGGGAGTAACCATACTGGCCAGGGCGTTTGACAGGGGTCACCATTATGAATTAAAGCACGCCGGTGCCGATGTGATAGTCAGTGAGACGTACCATTCAGCATTGGACCTGGGGGCGAGGGCATTGACTTGTCTTGGTTTTGAGCCCGCGCTTGCCGAGCAGAAAAAGCAGGCCTTCTGGGAAACCG
- a CDS encoding cytochrome b/b6 domain-containing protein: protein MTYTASIDKFDRTARALHWISACVILWAMLSGFYMALFEVDSTTKKTLSTFNVSLTFVYFPLFLWRLVHRITCTLPAQLEQLNQHQAKLACAAHKFIYLLTTIVMCSGVLMMQHSFCVFGLFTVPPLLSNTSLLALFARLHVISNVLLLFLVTVHIAAVIKHQLAGRAILQRML, encoded by the coding sequence ATGACGTATACAGCTTCAATAGATAAATTCGACCGCACAGCACGTGCGCTTCACTGGATCTCAGCCTGCGTGATACTGTGGGCGATGCTTTCTGGTTTTTACATGGCTTTATTTGAAGTCGACAGCACAACCAAAAAAACACTCAGTACTTTCAACGTCTCTTTGACCTTCGTCTATTTTCCGCTCTTCCTCTGGCGCCTGGTGCATAGAATTACCTGCACGCTACCAGCCCAGCTCGAACAGCTCAATCAACACCAGGCAAAGCTTGCCTGTGCAGCACATAAGTTCATTTACTTACTCACGACTATTGTGATGTGCTCTGGAGTATTGATGATGCAGCATTCGTTCTGCGTGTTTGGCCTGTTTACTGTGCCGCCTTTGCTCAGCAACACGAGCCTGTTAGCCTTATTCGCCCGGCTACATGTGATCAGCAATGTTCTATTGCTGTTTTTGGTCACTGTGCATATTGCGGCGGTGATAAAGCACCAGCTCGCAGGCCGAGCAATATTACAAAGAATGTTGTGA
- a CDS encoding acyltransferase family protein: MQSSPRFHYIDNLRSLALLLGVVFHAALAYGPYFSNIWFTADPTNHVAFDYFAIWSHLFRMPLFFVIAGFCAALLISKRGGNGFIINRLKRVLLPFVVFFPLTMLVLFHALGWGAEIAHEKPALFTVFQSVKEPIISTMHLWFLWNLTQFCMLFWLLQKHTSLYQSILAVIVRPVFLLVVLPILLTIALYHQLVPFPAPDKLYPELWSYGFYGALFLVGGGLYHHHIRVQQYARYFSPC; the protein is encoded by the coding sequence ATGCAATCATCTCCTCGTTTTCATTATATAGACAACCTGCGTAGTCTGGCTTTGTTACTGGGTGTCGTGTTTCACGCTGCGCTGGCCTATGGCCCTTACTTTTCAAATATCTGGTTTACCGCCGATCCGACAAACCATGTTGCTTTTGACTACTTTGCTATCTGGTCACACTTATTCAGAATGCCACTGTTTTTTGTCATCGCCGGGTTTTGTGCAGCCCTGCTTATCAGTAAACGCGGTGGCAATGGCTTTATTATTAATCGCCTTAAACGCGTATTGCTGCCATTTGTGGTGTTTTTTCCTCTGACCATGCTGGTACTGTTCCACGCGCTTGGCTGGGGAGCTGAAATTGCTCACGAAAAACCAGCCCTGTTTACGGTTTTTCAGTCTGTGAAAGAGCCGATTATCTCAACCATGCATTTATGGTTTTTATGGAATCTGACCCAGTTCTGTATGCTATTTTGGCTGTTGCAAAAGCACACCAGTTTGTACCAATCAATATTAGCTGTCATTGTACGTCCGGTTTTTTTGCTGGTAGTGTTGCCCATTTTACTTACGATTGCTCTATATCATCAGCTGGTGCCATTCCCGGCTCCCGATAAACTCTACCCAGAGCTTTGGTCCTATGGTTTTTACGGCGCGCTCTTCTTGGTCGGTGGCGGACTTTACCACCATCATATTCGGGTACAGCAGTATGCCCGATACTTTAGTCCTTGCTGA
- a CDS encoding acyltransferase family protein, protein MPPSPSLEAVIRAANTGVTTPEHIDIKVVIAQSIAIVTWTGVAFLAGYKWLNQFSQLNKYVSDASYWIYLIHVPVLMYIQFPLSNTTLSPLLKMLVAVSATIALGLLSYQLLVRHTLIGVLLNGKRVKTARSQQQATPVS, encoded by the coding sequence ATGCCACCTTCCCCCTCATTAGAAGCCGTTATTCGCGCGGCCAACACTGGAGTAACAACACCTGAACATATAGATATCAAGGTTGTTATCGCTCAGTCGATTGCCATTGTGACCTGGACTGGTGTTGCCTTTTTGGCAGGCTATAAATGGCTCAACCAATTCAGCCAGTTAAACAAGTATGTGTCAGACGCCTCTTACTGGATCTACCTGATCCATGTACCTGTGCTAATGTATATTCAGTTCCCACTGAGTAATACCACTTTGTCGCCCTTGCTTAAAATGCTCGTCGCCGTGTCTGCGACCATAGCCCTTGGTCTGCTGAGCTACCAGCTACTGGTCAGACACACTTTGATAGGTGTTTTGCTCAACGGAAAAAGGGTTAAAACAGCCCGCTCTCAGCAACAAGCTACGCCAGTTTCATAA